The genomic window CCCGAGCATCGCCCGGAAGGCCTCGCCCTTGTCGGCCAGGCCCTGGGCAACGTGTCCTATCTTCAGCTCCTCGGCGCGCCGGCGGACGACCTCCGCGGCGCGCCCCGAGAGGATCGCCGACCGCTTCCCCGCGCGGTGCCAGAGCGCCAGGCCCAGGCCGTCGCGGACGTGGAAGTGCTTCGACTCCACGCCGTCGTCGTCCAGCTCGATGACGCCGTCGGTGAGCACGCCGTCCACGTCGAGCGCCAAGAGCTCGATGCCCGAGCAGCGCGCGGCCAGCTCGGCCAGGGTCGCCTGGGCCATGCGGTCACTCCTCGAAGTCGGCCGGGACCAGGCCGATCAGGTCGGTCACGTCGATCAGGCCG from Aquisphaera giovannonii includes these protein-coding regions:
- a CDS encoding KdsC family phosphatase → MAQATLAELAARCSGIELLALDVDGVLTDGVIELDDDGVESKHFHVRDGLGLALWHRAGKRSAILSGRAAEVVRRRAEELKIGHVAQGLADKGEAFRAMLGELGLDARQVCYVGDDLIDLPVLRAAGLAACPADAVAEVRQSAQVITEAPGGRGAVREVVETILRAQGLWHNLCEPFRVPAM